The DNA sequence TGTCGAGGGGTTCCCTGGAGCCATCGGAACCGCTCGCCACGCCGACGTTCCGAAAACCCGCACGTCACACACGTTTCACTGAGGAGAACGACATGACCGCCAACGCCCAGACCTCGCAGCCCGGCGCCGTCACCACCGTGTACGACGTGAAGGGGATGACTTGCGGCCACTGCGAGTCCGCGGTCAACAGCGAGATCTCCGAGATCGCGGGCGTCAGCTCGGTCCAGGCCGTCGCCGCCACCGGCAAGGTGACCGTGGTCTCCGCGGCCCCGCTCGACGAGGAGGCCGTCCGCGCCGCGATCGACGAGGCCGGTTACGAACTGGCCGGCACGACCGCCTGAGCACCCCCTCCCCCGGCCACGGGCCCTGCGCCACCACGGCGCGGGGCCCTGCCCCCTTTTCGCACCGCACGCCTTCGTCCCCCCACGCCGCGAAAGAGCCGTCATGAACACCTCCGAGGTCGAACTCGCCGTCGGCGGCATGACCTGCGCCTCGTGCTCGGCCCGCATCGAGAAGAAGCTGAACCGCATGGAGGGGGTGACCGCGTCGGTCAACCTCGCCACCGAGAAGGCCAAGGTCAGCTACGCCGCCGGGGTCGAGGTCGCCGACCTGGTCGCCACGGTCGAGAAGCTCGGCTACTCGGCGCGCGAGATCGTCCCGCCGCGCCCCGAGGCGCCCGGCGGCCCGGGGGCGTCGGCGGACCCGGCCGGACGCCCCACCACCGCCGACCTCACCGAGGCCGACCGGCTGCTGCGGCGGCTGCTGGTCTCCGCCGCGCTCGCGCTGCCGGTCGTCGTGCTCGCGATGGTCCCGGCGCTCCAGTTCACGTACTGGCAGTGGCTGTCGCTCACGCTCGCCGCGCCGGTCGTGGTGTGGGGCGGGCTCCCCTTCCACCGGGCCGCGCTCCTGAACGCCCGGCACGGCGCCGCCACCATGGACACGCTGGTGTCCCTCGGCACGCTCGCCGCCTTCGGCTGGTCGCTGTGGGCCCTGTTCCTCGGTACGGCCGGGGAGCCCGGGATGCGGCACGGTTTCGATCTGACGGTGCGGCGCACCGACGGCTCGTCGGCGATCTATCTCGAAGTGGCCGCGGGCGTCGTCACGTTCATCCTGCTCGGCCGCTATCTGGAGGCGCGCTCGAAGCGGAAGGCGGGCGCGGCGCTGCGCGCGCTGCTGGAGCTGGGCGCCAAGGACGTCACGGTACTTCGTCATGGCACTGAAAGAACGTTCTAGTCAGTGAGTTGATGACCGGGGACCGGTTCCTGGTGCGGCCCGGGGAGAAGATCGCCACCGACGGGCGCGTCGTCGAGGGGGCCTCCGCCGTGGACGCCTCCATGCTGACCGGCGAGTCCGTGCCCGTGGACGTCACCGCCGGGGACACGGTGACCGGGGCCACCGTGAACGTCGGCGGGCGGCTCGTGGTCGAGGCGACCCGCGTGGGCGCCGACACCCAGCTGGCCCGCATGGCCCGGCTCGTCGAGGACGCCCAGAACGGCAAGGCCGCCGCGCAGCGCCTGGCCGACCGCATCTCCGGGGTCTTCGTCCCCGTCGTCATCGCGCTCGCCGTGGCCACGCTCGGCTTCTGGCTCGGCAACGGCGTCGGCGCGTCCGCCGCGTTCACGGCCGCCGTGGCCGTCCTGATCATCGCCTGCCCGTGCGCCCTCGGACTCGCCACCCCGACCGCGCTCATGGTCGGCACCGGACGCGGCGCCCAGCTCGGCATCCTCATCAAGGGCCCCGAGGTCCTGGAGTCCACGAAGCGCGTCGACACCATCGTCCTGGACAAG is a window from the Streptomyces spectabilis genome containing:
- a CDS encoding heavy-metal-associated domain-containing protein — encoded protein: MTANAQTSQPGAVTTVYDVKGMTCGHCESAVNSEISEIAGVSSVQAVAATGKVTVVSAAPLDEEAVRAAIDEAGYELAGTTA